One genomic region from Bacilli bacterium encodes:
- a CDS encoding isochorismatase family cysteine hydrolase — MKKLLVVVDYQKDFVDGSLGFPGAEKLLPYILDLINEYDVNGDDVVFTKDTHSDNYLSTIEGKHLPVKHCIPGTPGYAFYGPLEEISQDHLVFDKPTFGSAKLFDYLREHNYEEITLVGLVSNICVLSNAVLAKTALPESHILVDTKGADSFDKEMQAKGYDILRNLHISVI, encoded by the coding sequence ATGAAAAAACTTTTAGTGGTCGTTGATTACCAGAAAGACTTTGTCGATGGAAGTCTTGGATTCCCGGGAGCAGAAAAACTTCTTCCCTATATTTTAGACCTTATTAATGAATATGATGTCAATGGTGACGATGTCGTCTTTACAAAAGACACTCATAGTGATAATTATCTTTCAACGATTGAAGGCAAGCATCTCCCGGTTAAACATTGCATTCCAGGGACTCCCGGCTACGCTTTCTATGGTCCCTTAGAAGAAATCAGTCAAGACCATCTTGTGTTTGACAAACCGACATTTGGTTCCGCCAAACTCTTTGACTATTTGCGCGAACACAATTATGAAGAGATTACTCTGGTTGGACTAGTCAGTAACATATGTGTCCTTTCCAATGCAGTCTTAGCTAAAACCGCACTTCCCGAATCGCACATCCTCGTTGATACTAAAGGCGCAGATTCATTCGATAAAGAAATGCAGGCCAAAGGTTACGATATATTAAGAAATCTTCACATTTCAGTTATTTGA